One stretch of Argiope bruennichi chromosome 3, qqArgBrue1.1, whole genome shotgun sequence DNA includes these proteins:
- the LOC129964033 gene encoding glucose dehydrogenase [FAD, quinone]-like: MVFFTGKNAIIRLFYYALAYTVYSPKCSETFDQEYDYIVVGAGSAGSVVASRLTEDPCVKVLLLEAGGKADPLSEIPAAAFLLQLTDDDWQFKTTPQKRAAGGFQNRQLPVPRGKGIGGTSLINFFMYVRGNRRDYEQWAKNGAKGWAWKDVFPYFLKSEDNTDPEIANNGYHGKGGLLTVSNIQYNSTLMQTFIAAGKELGFEHRDINGEQQTGFSKLQGTIRKGKRCSTAKAFLVPAEDRPNLHIVSNAYARKVLISDQKVATGVEFEINGHVYTVKAKKEVIVSAGTFQSPQLLMLSGIGPKEHLRKFGIPVVANLPVGDNLQDHVGTASLNFEAKDAQSLLLGQVTNPFNLREFIRNGTGPLTSFSGIEGMAYINSKYQNPKLDWPDLEIHLASGSPASDYGQILSDTVGMTSQVYRRVYAPYTGKNTFTFFPCYLRPKSKGTVRLHSANPKDFPLIDPNLFQVEEDLDRLVEVMKACVYLVENTTAFQKIGAKMFQTKHPGCEQYKIYSDKYLRCLGRNYVFNLYHPVGTCKMGNPNDPTTVLDPELKVKGIKNLRVVDGSVMPTIISGNTNAPIIMIAEKASDLIKKDNPDRKNCNPEEQYKKEYSWFDWFKK; encoded by the exons ATGGTATTCTTTACGGGGAAGAACGCTATTATTCGACTGTTTTATTATGCATTAGCCTATACAGTTTATTCGCCGAAATGTTCCGAAACTTTTGATCAAGAATATGATTACATTGTTG TTGGGGCCGGATCTGCTGGATCCGTTGTTGCCTCTCGCCTCACTGAAGATCCTTGCGTAAAAGTCCTGCTGCTGGAAGCCGGTGGAAAAGCGGATCCCTTATCAGAAATACCAGCAGCTGCTTTTCTCTTACAGCTGACCGATGACGACTGGCAATTTAAGACGACGCCACAAAAACGAGCTGCAGGTGGATTTCAAAACAGG cAATTACCAGTACCCAGGGGTAAAGGTATTGGAGGCACAAGTCTCATCAATTTTTTCATGTACGTCAGAGGAAATAGAAGAGATTATGAACAGTGGGCCAAAAATGGAGCTAAGGGATGGGCTTGGAAAGATGTATTCCCATATTTCCTTAAATCAGAAGACAATACTGACCCTGAAATAGCAAACAATG gATATCACGGAAAAGGTGGTTTATTGACCGTGAGCAATATTCAGTATAACAGTACTTTGATGCAGACATTCATTGCAGCGGGAAAGGAATTGGGATTTGAGCACAGAGACATTAATGGCGAACAACAAACAG GTTTCTCCAAACTCCAAGGAACCATAAGAAAAGGTAAAAGATGCAGCACTGCCAAAGCTTTCCTAGTACCTGCAGAAGACAGACCGAATTTGCATATTGTGAGCAATGCTTACGCACGGAAG GTTCTTATCAGTGATCAAAAAGTAGCAACTGGcgttgaatttgaaataaatggcCATGTTTATACAGTAAAAGCCAAGAAAGAAGTTATTGTGAGTGCAGGAACATTTCAATCACCTCAACTTCTTATGCTTTCTGGAATTGGACCTAAGGAACACTTGAGGAAATTTGGA ATTCCTGTTGTGGCTAATCTACCAGTTGGTGATAATTTACAGGACCATGTCGGTACAGCATCTCTGAATTTTGAAGCAAAAGATGCACAGTCTCTTTTGTTAGGACAAGTCACCAATCCTTTCAACTTGCGAGAATTCATCAGAAATGGAACAG GTCCCTTGACCAGCTTTTCTGGGATCGAAGGTATGGCTTATATAAATTCTAAGTATCAAAATCCGAAACTGGATTGGCCGGACCTGGAAATCCATTTGGCTTCTGGCTCACCAGCCAGTGACTATGGTCAAATTTTAAGTGATACAGTTGGAATGACTTCTCag GTGTACAGAAGAGTATACGCTCCATATACCGGAAAAAACACATTCACTTTCTTCCCTTGTTACCTGCGTCCAAAAAGTAAAGGAACCGTTCGACTGCATTCGGCCAATCCAAAAGATTTTCCTCTCATTGATCCAAATTTGTTTCAAGTCGAAGAAGATCTGGATAGATTAGTTGaag TTATGAAGGCGTGTGTGTACTTAGTAGAAAATACAACAGCCTTCCAAAAAATTGGAGCCAAAATGTTCCAGACTAAGCATCCCGGTTGTGAACAATACAAAATCTACTCGGATAAATATCTGCGATGTCTCGGAAGGAATTACGTCTTTAATCTCTACCATCCTGTTGGTACCTGCAAGATGGGCAACCCCAATGATCCTACTACAGTTTTAGATCCTGAACTCAA AGTGAAGGGCATCAAGAACCTTCGAGTTGTAGATGGATCTGTCATGCCAACTATCATTTCTGGGAACACGAATGCTCCTATCATCATGATTGCAGAAAAAGCATCCGACTTAATCAAGAAGGACAATCCAGATAGGAAGAATTGTAATCCAGAAGAAcaatacaaaaaagaatatagCTGGTTcgattggtttaaaaaataa